The segment AACTAATGAAAGCTTTTATTTTTATGAGCCAACCTTCATTTATTCAATACTTAACAAAACGACTAACTCTGGTCCCAAAATCACTTCTTACCTGAATAAAATAGATTCCTGCGGGATAGTCACTCAGATCTATCTCCCATTTGATCAGCTTATTAGATTGATCATTGTTTTCAATCGCTAACTGTTGTCTCCCCTGAGTGTCAACCAATCTAATACTTACTATGGAAGGCATCGGAAGGATCAGTTTTATAGTTATTTCTCGTTGAGCAGGGTTAGGGTACAGTAATATTTCATTTTCACTCAACAATATCCTCTCGTCTATCAAAGATTGCAGTGCATGTGCCGCATTGATTCTTCCCCACCCATAGTAGGAGTCCCACCCCTCTATATCTTCTTGGAGACTCCCTATTTGATCCTCGCATGAGGAGGTCATGATGGCTGTCAGCTGAGAGGGAGACATATTTGTATCTGCAGCCAATAATAGAGACACCACACCAGCTACCATAGGTGCTGACATGGAGGTGCCCGCCCATATGTTGCCTGGTCGCTCCGAACTGTACTGATTCAATCCTAAAATATAATTGCCTGGTGCCAGCACGTCGATATGATCGCCATAGTTACTACCTCCTGCTCGACCGTTAAACGCTGTGCTACGCTGATCATCAGGATCACTGGATCCTACTGCCAGTGTGTGATAATAGGCAGCTGGATAATTAGGGATCGACGAATTGTCATTGCCCATGCTCGCTACGATCAGTACTCCTTTGCTATAGGCATAGTCCACGGCTTCTTTGAGTGCCTTGGAGTCATCCTTACCTACCAGCGAAAAATTGATCACGTCGGCACCTTCCTTCACTGCATAATAAATAGCACTAACCCAATCACTGTAGTAGCCTACTTGATTGGCATCAACTACCTTGCATATCATCAATCGACAGTTCCAATCAATACCTGCATACCCAAACCCATTGTTGCCATTGGCTGCCAAGACTCCTGCAACCGCTGTACCGTGACCATTGTCATCGGTCGGGTCATTGTCGTCGTTGACAAAATCCCAGCCGATGTAGTCATCTATGTATCCATTGTGATCGTTGTCTTCTCCATCTTCTGGTGCGTCGTTGTTTTGCCACAGACGCCCTTCAAACTCCTTGTGCTTGGGGTTAATCCCGCTATCTATGATCGCGACTGTGATGGATTCGTCCCCCTGTGACAGATCCCAAGCTGACAGTGCTTGTATATCCGCACCAACCTTTGGTCGTCCAAAATTAAATGTACCGTCGTTGTGCAAGTACCACTGCTGATCAAACTCTGGATCACTGGGAATATCAACTTGCTGTCCTGCGGCATAGCCCACATAGTCCGGCTCCACATAGGAAAACACCTCCGACTGGCTATATACATACAGTAAACTATCCAAAGATTGACTCTCCGCAAACTCCAAGACCCAAAGGTCATCCACGGGCTGGCTTGTGGACAAAGCCTTGCTTCTACTTGGAATAGTCAATTTACGATCATTGATCACTCTACTGAGACCAGATGAACTGTCTGGGCTGGAAAACATCTGGTCATGCCTGAGTTTGACGATCAGTCTTGGTTGAGCCAGCATAGTATGATGCCCACACCAGAGTACAGCTATAAATAATACATTTTGAAGATTTATTCTTGTCATTTAATCAAAGAGAAGACCAAACAGGTCTTCATTTTATGAATATCTCCAACACAAGAAAACACAGATCACAACTGCCTCTATCCCTAT is part of the Reichenbachiella agarivorans genome and harbors:
- a CDS encoding S8 family serine peptidase; translated protein: MTRINLQNVLFIAVLWCGHHTMLAQPRLIVKLRHDQMFSSPDSSSGLSRVINDRKLTIPSRSKALSTSQPVDDLWVLEFAESQSLDSLLYVYSQSEVFSYVEPDYVGYAAGQQVDIPSDPEFDQQWYLHNDGTFNFGRPKVGADIQALSAWDLSQGDESITVAIIDSGINPKHKEFEGRLWQNNDAPEDGEDNDHNGYIDDYIGWDFVNDDNDPTDDNGHGTAVAGVLAANGNNGFGYAGIDWNCRLMICKVVDANQVGYYSDWVSAIYYAVKEGADVINFSLVGKDDSKALKEAVDYAYSKGVLIVASMGNDNSSIPNYPAAYYHTLAVGSSDPDDQRSTAFNGRAGGSNYGDHIDVLAPGNYILGLNQYSSERPGNIWAGTSMSAPMVAGVVSLLLAADTNMSPSQLTAIMTSSCEDQIGSLQEDIEGWDSYYGWGRINAAHALQSLIDERILLSENEILLYPNPAQREITIKLILPMPSIVSIRLVDTQGRQQLAIENNDQSNKLIKWEIDLSDYPAGIYFIQVRSDFGTRVSRFVKY